The proteins below come from a single Mycolicibacterium sp. TY81 genomic window:
- a CDS encoding multidrug effflux MFS transporter, with translation MAASPLVDLTAVGDATDSGVPAEAPEVRPAPSRTRMIVVLGLLVALGPLTIDMYLPALPRIASELGLSSSVAQLTLTGTLGGLALGQLIVGPLSDALGRRRPLVAGILLHMAASLLCLFAPNIEVLGIARALQGVGAAAASVVAVAVVSDLFEESVAAVVMSRLILVLGVAPVLAPSLGAAVLLRGSWHWVFAALAVLGGAILAVAVLALPETLAVADRRPLQLRAILRTYVEVLSDIRFVVLVLVGALGMSGLFAYIAGAAFVLQGRYGLDQQTFALVFAAGAIALIGSTQFNVVLLRRFEPQKIAVVALIAASVFGLVFVALAVLHVGGLAGFLIPVWAMLAAMGLVIPNTPAVALARHPDAAGTAAAALGAAQFGLGAAVAPLVGALGNGELALAGVMTTGVVVALFALLAVGDKGESGHERHRH, from the coding sequence ATGGCAGCATCGCCCCTTGTGGATCTGACAGCGGTAGGCGACGCGACCGATAGTGGCGTGCCCGCCGAGGCCCCGGAAGTACGTCCGGCGCCGAGCCGTACCCGGATGATCGTGGTGCTGGGCCTGTTGGTCGCACTCGGCCCGCTGACCATCGACATGTACCTGCCGGCGCTGCCCCGCATCGCCTCTGAGCTGGGGTTGTCGTCGTCGGTCGCGCAGCTGACGCTGACCGGGACGCTGGGCGGCCTGGCCCTCGGCCAGCTGATCGTCGGTCCGCTGTCGGACGCGCTGGGCCGTCGGCGCCCGCTGGTCGCCGGCATCCTGCTGCACATGGCGGCCTCGCTGCTGTGCCTGTTCGCGCCGAACATCGAGGTGCTGGGCATCGCCCGCGCGTTGCAGGGTGTGGGTGCCGCCGCGGCATCTGTAGTGGCCGTCGCTGTCGTGAGTGACCTGTTCGAAGAGTCGGTCGCGGCCGTCGTGATGTCGCGGTTGATCCTGGTCCTGGGCGTGGCGCCGGTGCTGGCGCCGTCGCTGGGCGCGGCCGTGCTGCTGCGCGGTTCGTGGCACTGGGTGTTCGCCGCGCTCGCCGTGCTGGGCGGCGCGATCCTGGCGGTCGCGGTGCTGGCCCTGCCCGAGACCCTCGCCGTCGCCGACCGGCGCCCGCTGCAACTGCGCGCCATCCTGCGGACTTACGTCGAGGTGCTGAGCGATATCCGTTTCGTGGTGCTGGTCCTCGTCGGTGCCCTGGGCATGTCGGGCCTGTTCGCGTACATCGCCGGTGCTGCCTTCGTGCTCCAGGGCCGCTACGGCCTGGATCAGCAGACGTTCGCCTTGGTATTCGCGGCCGGTGCCATCGCGCTGATCGGTTCCACGCAGTTCAACGTCGTGCTGCTGCGCCGGTTCGAGCCGCAGAAGATCGCTGTGGTCGCCCTGATCGCCGCGTCGGTGTTCGGCCTGGTGTTCGTCGCGCTGGCCGTCCTGCATGTGGGCGGGCTGGCCGGTTTCCTGATTCCGGTGTGGGCGATGCTGGCCGCGATGGGGCTCGTGATTCCGAACACACCTGCTGTCGCGCTGGCTCGTCACCCGGATGCTGCCGGCACCGCGGCGGCCGCGCTGGGTGCTGCCCAGTTCGGGCTCGGCGCCGCAGTGGCGCCACTTGTCGGCGCACTGGGCAACGGTGAGTTGGCGCTCGCGGGCGTGATGACGACGGGCGTCGTGGTCGCGCTGTTCGCGCTGCTGGCCGTCGGCGACAAGGGCGAATCGGGACACGAACGCCACCGCCATTAG
- a CDS encoding MFS transporter — protein MMFGFFMILVDSTIVAVANVVIMQKLGTDYDGVIWVTSAYLLAYAVPLLVAGRLGDRFGPRNLYLTGLAVFTLASLWCGLSGSIGMLIAARVVQGLGAALLTPQTLSTITRIFPPERRGAAMSVWGATAGVATLVGPLAGGVLVDHLGWQWIFFVNVPIGIVGLALAWVLVPQLPTERHRFDILGVVLSGVGMFGIVFGLQEGQTHDWAWWIWLVILAGLGFMAAFVYWQSVNPDEPLIPLTVFHDNDFCLSNVAVATIGFCVTAMILPVMFHAQAVLGLSATESALLTAPMAVVSGMLAPLVGKLIDRYPPQPIVGSGFSALAIGLTWLSFGLTPDTPLWQLVLPFIAMGIGMAFIWSPLAATATRNLPPRLAGAGSGVYNATRQVGSVLGSAGMAAYMTSRISAEMPAGGRPVAGEGTPVTLPPFLHEPFATAMSQSLLLPAFVALFGVVAALFLRGQATAAPLVRPRTSVPEPPEPNYFPDDDDYVEYTVDRTEFDAVDDSDPWDWYDAPAEPDEDYEDDYAPYESEDADEPRTSPIPMRVDHWHSPRRPEVMKADAPSAPRRGRHYREDDEADDPGVYGLHSM, from the coding sequence ATGATGTTCGGCTTCTTCATGATCCTGGTCGACTCCACGATCGTTGCCGTCGCCAACGTCGTCATCATGCAGAAGCTCGGCACTGACTACGACGGTGTCATCTGGGTGACCAGCGCCTATCTGCTGGCGTATGCGGTACCGCTGCTCGTCGCGGGCCGGCTCGGTGACCGCTTCGGGCCGCGCAACCTGTACCTGACGGGCCTGGCGGTGTTCACGCTGGCGTCGTTGTGGTGCGGTTTGTCCGGCAGTATCGGGATGCTGATCGCAGCACGCGTCGTGCAGGGTTTGGGCGCGGCGCTGTTGACGCCGCAGACCCTGTCCACGATCACGCGAATCTTCCCGCCCGAACGCCGGGGCGCGGCCATGAGCGTGTGGGGCGCCACGGCCGGGGTGGCGACGCTGGTCGGCCCGCTGGCCGGTGGCGTCCTGGTCGACCACCTCGGCTGGCAGTGGATCTTCTTCGTCAACGTGCCGATCGGCATCGTCGGCCTGGCGCTGGCCTGGGTGCTGGTCCCGCAGTTGCCGACCGAGCGCCACCGCTTCGACATCCTCGGCGTGGTGCTGTCGGGCGTCGGCATGTTCGGCATCGTGTTCGGCCTGCAGGAAGGGCAGACCCACGACTGGGCCTGGTGGATCTGGCTGGTGATCCTCGCCGGCCTGGGCTTCATGGCCGCCTTCGTGTACTGGCAGTCGGTCAACCCGGACGAGCCGCTGATCCCGCTCACGGTGTTCCACGACAACGACTTCTGCCTGTCCAACGTCGCCGTGGCCACCATCGGCTTCTGCGTCACCGCCATGATCCTGCCGGTGATGTTCCATGCCCAGGCCGTCCTCGGCTTGAGCGCGACGGAGTCGGCTCTGCTCACCGCGCCCATGGCGGTGGTGTCCGGGATGCTCGCGCCGCTCGTGGGCAAGCTCATCGACCGCTACCCGCCGCAGCCGATCGTCGGATCGGGCTTTTCGGCGCTGGCGATCGGGCTGACGTGGCTGTCGTTCGGGCTGACCCCCGATACCCCGCTGTGGCAGCTGGTGCTGCCGTTCATCGCCATGGGCATCGGCATGGCGTTCATCTGGTCGCCCTTGGCGGCCACCGCCACCCGCAACCTGCCGCCGCGGCTGGCCGGCGCCGGATCCGGCGTCTACAACGCGACGCGGCAGGTCGGTTCGGTACTCGGCAGCGCCGGCATGGCTGCCTACATGACGTCCCGGATCAGCGCCGAGATGCCGGCCGGCGGACGGCCCGTCGCCGGCGAAGGCACACCGGTGACCCTGCCGCCGTTCCTGCACGAACCGTTCGCCACCGCGATGTCGCAGTCGCTGCTGCTGCCGGCGTTCGTCGCGTTGTTCGGTGTCGTCGCCGCGCTGTTCCTGCGGGGTCAGGCGACGGCGGCGCCGCTGGTGCGGCCCCGGACCTCCGTGCCGGAACCGCCCGAGCCCAACTACTTTCCCGACGACGACGACTACGTCGAATACACCGTCGATCGCACCGAGTTCGACGCCGTGGACGATTCCGACCCGTGGGACTGGTACGACGCGCCCGCCGAACCCGACGAGGACTACGAGGACGACTACGCGCCCTACGAGTCCGAGGACGCCGACGAGCCGCGCACCTCACCTATCCCGATGCGCGTCGACCACTGGCACAGCCCGCGTCGGCCGGAGGTCATGAAGGCCGATGCGCCTTCGGCACCGCGCCGGGGGCGGCATTACCGCGAAGACGACGAGGCCGACGACCCAGGCGTCTACGGTTTGCATTCGATGTGA
- a CDS encoding FAD-binding oxidoreductase → MTLLDQLASIVGTGYVTTDPDVLAGRVVDQTGRYRGQAQALVRPGGEDEVAAVLRACRDAGACVTVQGGRTSLVAGTVPEHDDILLSTERLSAVGAVDTAERRIRVGAGATCAAVQHAATAAGLVFGVDLASRDSATVGGMASTNAGGLRTVRYGNMREQVLGLEVALPDGTLVRRHSQVRSDNTGYDLTSLFVGAEGTLGVITGLDLRLRPVPPHRVTAVAGFDDLDALITTGRRLRDTDGIAALELVDARASALTAEHLGVHAAVGGAWQLLVEIAGDTDQSDILADVLGDAELTREPAVGVDVSAQQRLWQVREAIGEVLGWYGPPLKFDVSLPLSSVARFARAAVAVTEAHAPEAIPVLFGHIGEGNLHLNLVRCNVSGETERALYTAMMNLIADCGGNVSSEHGVGTRKRDYLTMSRTDADVAAMRTVKAAFDPTGYLNPAVLFR, encoded by the coding sequence ATGACGCTCTTGGATCAGCTGGCATCGATCGTCGGCACCGGGTACGTCACGACCGATCCCGACGTGCTCGCCGGACGCGTCGTCGACCAGACCGGGCGCTACCGCGGCCAGGCCCAGGCGCTGGTCCGCCCCGGCGGCGAGGACGAGGTTGCCGCAGTGCTGCGCGCGTGCCGCGATGCGGGCGCCTGCGTCACGGTGCAGGGCGGGCGGACGTCACTCGTGGCCGGCACCGTTCCCGAGCACGACGACATCCTGCTCTCCACCGAACGGTTGTCGGCGGTCGGCGCTGTCGACACCGCGGAACGTCGCATCCGGGTCGGCGCCGGAGCGACCTGCGCCGCCGTACAGCACGCCGCGACCGCCGCGGGCCTGGTGTTCGGCGTCGACCTCGCGTCCCGCGATTCGGCGACCGTCGGTGGCATGGCGTCGACCAATGCCGGCGGCCTGCGGACCGTGCGCTACGGCAATATGCGCGAACAGGTTTTGGGCCTCGAGGTGGCGTTGCCCGACGGCACGCTGGTGCGGCGGCACAGCCAAGTGCGCAGCGACAACACCGGTTACGACCTGACCTCGTTGTTCGTCGGCGCGGAAGGCACGCTCGGGGTCATCACCGGCCTCGACCTACGGCTGCGCCCCGTCCCGCCCCATCGGGTGACCGCGGTGGCCGGGTTCGACGACCTCGACGCCCTGATCACCACCGGGCGACGGCTCCGGGACACCGACGGCATCGCGGCACTGGAACTGGTCGACGCGCGCGCCAGCGCCCTGACCGCGGAGCACCTCGGTGTGCACGCCGCCGTCGGCGGCGCCTGGCAGCTGCTGGTCGAAATCGCCGGTGACACCGACCAATCCGACATTCTGGCCGACGTGTTGGGCGATGCGGAGCTGACCCGAGAACCCGCGGTGGGCGTCGACGTCAGCGCACAGCAGCGGCTGTGGCAGGTCCGCGAAGCCATCGGCGAGGTGCTGGGCTGGTATGGCCCGCCACTGAAATTCGATGTGTCGCTGCCACTTTCCTCGGTCGCACGGTTTGCCCGTGCGGCGGTGGCGGTCACCGAAGCGCACGCGCCCGAGGCCATCCCCGTACTGTTCGGCCATATCGGCGAGGGCAACCTGCATCTGAACCTGGTGCGCTGCAACGTCTCCGGCGAAACCGAACGAGCCCTCTACACCGCGATGATGAACCTGATCGCCGACTGCGGTGGCAACGTCAGCTCCGAACACGGCGTCGGCACCCGCAAGCGCGACTACCTGACCATGTCGCGCACCGACGCCGACGTCGCGGCCATGCGCACGGTGAAGGCGGCGTTCGACCCGACCGGGTACCTCAACCCCGCGGTGCTGTTCCGCTGA
- a CDS encoding TM0106 family RecB-like putative nuclease: protein MFLSPTDHAAPVIYSASDLAAAARCEYALLRRFNGLLGWGPKAVVDDDLLARTAELGDAHEQRHLEQLREASGDNVTMIGRPRPYTVAGLLAAAEATRAAVDRRAPVIYQAAMFDGRFLGFADFLILEDGRYRLRDTKLARSVKVEALLQLAAYADALTQAGVPVAPEVDLVLGDGTIASYPVAELLPVYLPRRAALQRLLDEHRTGGTPVSWETPTLRACHQCEDCEVEVRERDDLLLVAGMRVSQRARLLDAGITTMHQLAEHSGAVPGLSSRIVANLVGQARLQVAPPIDDKPQFEVIDPQPLTALPEPDRGDLFFDYEGDPLWTENGRDWGLEYLWGTLTATGQFHPLWAHDRTSERQALIDFLALVRKQRKRYPNMHIYHYAAYEKSTLLRLSGRYGVGEAEVDELLRSGVLVDLLPLVRKSIRVGTESYSIKYLEPLYMGGELRVGEVTKATDSITQYARYTELEAAGEHEEAATVLKEIEDYNHYDCRSTLRLREWLLGVAWAAGIAPRGPAVGGPAQPEAAAPADDATQRALAKYAGDGTTARSDKQQAVAMIAAARGYHQREEKPFWWEHFDRLNNPVDEWADCTDVFVSTATPHVAVDWNIPPKARKPQRQVLLRGEIAAGSLRPGAEVFALYEPPSPAGLSDDPDVRAAGTATVVDCNEDGTEVLIVHRTGKDGDEFGQLPFALTPGPPPNTKPLRTSIETTAAELAAGLPSLPPNAPLDILLRSAPRTRSTGPLPRTGDAARDIVAALRDLDSSYLAVHGPPGTGKTYTASKVIADLVNLDHWRIGVVAQAHAVVENVLSSVVKAGVDGRVVGKKRAPEGAPFSDVPDNQYARFIEDNNGCVIGGTAWDFANDGRVPRGSLDLLVIEEAGQFSLANTIAVAPAASNLLLLGDPQQLPQVSQGTHPEPVDESALSWLVEGRHTLPAERGYFLDVSYRMHPAVCAPVSALSYDNRLLAAESVSGARRLAGIEPGVHLMTVEHEGNATDSPEEAEAIITAIGGLVGRQWTDEDGTKTLGPEDVLIVAPYNAQVVLLRERMDAAGYGDVQVGTVDKFQGRQAPVVFVSMTASSIAEVPRGMGFLLNRNRLNVAISRAKYAAYVVRSALLTDYLPSTPDGMIELGAFLSVTA from the coding sequence GTGTTCCTCAGTCCGACCGATCACGCTGCGCCGGTCATCTACAGCGCATCGGATCTCGCGGCCGCGGCGCGCTGCGAGTACGCGCTGCTGCGCCGGTTCAACGGGCTGCTGGGCTGGGGACCGAAGGCCGTCGTGGACGACGACCTGCTGGCCCGCACCGCAGAACTGGGCGACGCGCATGAGCAGCGGCATCTGGAACAGCTGCGGGAGGCGTCCGGCGACAACGTCACGATGATCGGCCGGCCGCGACCGTACACCGTCGCCGGCCTGCTGGCCGCGGCCGAAGCCACCCGCGCTGCCGTCGACCGCCGGGCACCGGTGATCTATCAGGCCGCGATGTTCGACGGCCGTTTCCTGGGATTCGCCGACTTCCTGATCCTGGAGGACGGCCGCTACCGCCTGCGGGACACGAAACTGGCCCGGTCGGTGAAGGTCGAGGCGCTCCTGCAGTTGGCGGCCTACGCAGACGCGCTGACACAGGCCGGCGTGCCGGTGGCCCCCGAGGTTGACCTGGTGCTCGGTGACGGCACCATCGCCAGTTATCCGGTGGCCGAGCTGCTTCCGGTCTACCTGCCGCGGCGCGCGGCGCTGCAGCGGCTGCTCGACGAGCACCGCACCGGTGGAACACCGGTGTCCTGGGAGACGCCGACGCTGCGGGCCTGCCACCAGTGCGAGGACTGCGAAGTCGAAGTCCGCGAGCGGGACGACCTGCTGCTGGTGGCCGGGATGCGGGTGAGCCAGCGGGCCCGGCTGCTCGACGCCGGCATCACCACCATGCACCAGCTGGCCGAGCACAGCGGCGCGGTGCCGGGGCTCTCGTCGCGCATCGTGGCCAATCTCGTCGGGCAGGCGCGGCTGCAGGTCGCGCCGCCGATCGACGACAAGCCGCAGTTCGAGGTCATCGACCCACAGCCACTCACCGCGCTGCCCGAACCCGACCGCGGCGACCTGTTCTTCGACTACGAAGGCGACCCGCTGTGGACCGAGAACGGCCGGGACTGGGGCCTGGAATACCTGTGGGGCACCCTGACCGCGACGGGACAGTTCCACCCGTTGTGGGCGCACGACCGGACCAGTGAACGGCAGGCGCTCATCGATTTCCTGGCGCTGGTACGCAAGCAACGCAAGCGGTACCCGAACATGCACATCTACCACTACGCGGCCTACGAGAAGAGCACGCTGCTGCGGCTGTCCGGGCGCTACGGCGTCGGCGAGGCCGAGGTGGACGAGTTGCTGCGCAGCGGTGTGCTGGTCGACCTGCTGCCGTTGGTGCGCAAGAGTATTCGCGTCGGGACCGAGAGCTACAGCATCAAGTACCTGGAGCCGCTGTACATGGGCGGTGAGCTGCGTGTCGGTGAGGTCACCAAGGCCACCGACTCCATCACGCAGTACGCGCGCTACACCGAACTCGAGGCGGCCGGCGAACACGAGGAAGCCGCGACCGTCCTCAAGGAGATCGAGGACTACAACCACTACGACTGCCGCTCCACGTTGCGGCTGCGCGAGTGGCTGCTCGGCGTGGCATGGGCCGCGGGCATCGCGCCGCGCGGCCCGGCAGTCGGTGGCCCCGCGCAACCGGAGGCGGCCGCGCCGGCCGACGACGCCACTCAGCGTGCGCTGGCGAAGTACGCGGGCGACGGCACCACGGCTCGCTCGGACAAGCAGCAGGCCGTCGCCATGATCGCGGCCGCCCGCGGGTACCACCAGCGCGAGGAAAAGCCGTTCTGGTGGGAGCATTTCGACCGGCTCAACAACCCGGTGGACGAATGGGCCGACTGCACAGACGTTTTCGTGTCCACGGCAACCCCGCACGTCGCCGTCGACTGGAACATTCCGCCCAAGGCCCGCAAGCCGCAGCGCCAGGTGTTGCTGCGCGGCGAGATCGCTGCCGGCTCGCTCCGGCCCGGCGCCGAGGTGTTCGCACTCTACGAGCCACCTTCTCCGGCAGGACTTTCCGATGATCCCGATGTCCGGGCCGCCGGTACCGCCACGGTGGTGGACTGCAACGAGGACGGCACCGAGGTGCTGATCGTGCACCGCACCGGCAAGGACGGCGACGAGTTCGGCCAACTGCCCTTCGCCCTGACGCCGGGTCCGCCGCCGAACACCAAACCGCTGCGGACCTCGATCGAGACGACGGCTGCCGAGCTCGCCGCCGGGTTGCCGTCGCTGCCGCCCAATGCGCCGCTCGACATCCTGCTGCGGTCCGCCCCGCGCACCCGGTCCACCGGCCCGCTCCCCCGCACCGGCGACGCAGCGCGCGATATCGTCGCCGCCCTGCGGGACTTGGACTCGTCGTACCTTGCGGTGCACGGCCCGCCGGGGACCGGGAAGACCTACACCGCCTCGAAGGTCATCGCCGACCTGGTCAACCTCGACCACTGGCGCATCGGCGTCGTGGCGCAGGCGCACGCCGTCGTGGAGAACGTGCTGAGCAGCGTGGTCAAGGCCGGGGTGGACGGCCGGGTCGTCGGCAAGAAGCGTGCCCCCGAGGGCGCACCGTTCAGCGACGTGCCGGACAACCAGTACGCGCGCTTCATCGAGGACAACAACGGCTGCGTGATCGGCGGCACCGCTTGGGATTTCGCCAACGACGGCCGAGTCCCGCGCGGCAGCCTGGATCTGCTCGTCATCGAGGAGGCCGGCCAGTTCAGCCTGGCCAACACCATTGCCGTCGCACCCGCGGCGAGCAATCTGCTGCTGCTCGGCGACCCGCAGCAGCTGCCGCAGGTCAGCCAGGGCACCCACCCCGAGCCGGTCGACGAGTCGGCGCTGAGCTGGCTGGTCGAGGGCCGCCACACCCTGCCCGCCGAACGCGGCTATTTCCTCGACGTGTCGTACCGGATGCACCCGGCGGTGTGCGCCCCGGTATCGGCACTGTCCTACGACAACCGGTTGCTGGCGGCCGAAAGTGTCAGCGGCGCACGGCGATTGGCCGGTATCGAACCCGGCGTGCACCTGATGACCGTCGAGCACGAGGGCAATGCGACCGACAGTCCCGAGGAGGCCGAGGCGATCATCACCGCCATCGGCGGCCTCGTGGGGAGGCAGTGGACCGACGAGGATGGCACGAAAACCCTTGGCCCCGAAGACGTTCTGATCGTGGCGCCGTACAACGCGCAGGTGGTGCTGCTGCGCGAGCGGATGGACGCGGCGGGCTACGGTGACGTCCAGGTGGGTACCGTCGACAAATTCCAGGGGCGGCAGGCCCCCGTGGTGTTCGTCTCGATGACGGCGTCGTCCATCGCCGAGGTGCCCCGCGGCATGGGCTTTCTGCTGAACCGCAACCGGCTCAACGTGGCGATCAGCCGCGCCAAATACGCTGCGTACGTGGTGCGCTCGGCGCTCTTGACCGACTACCTGCCGTCGACGCCGGACGGGATGATCGAACTCGGCGCGTTCCTGTCGGTGACGGCATGA
- a CDS encoding DUF2200 domain-containing protein, with product MAARRQTGVTLAGVSRIFTTSVASVYPHYVNKVAKKGRTSAELDQVICWLTGFDQATLAEHLKAETTFEDFFAAATLNPNATLITGLVCGVRVENVEDPLMQKIRYLDKLVDELAKGKAMEKVLRA from the coding sequence ATGGCAGCCCGCCGACAGACCGGGGTTACCTTGGCTGGAGTGAGCAGGATTTTCACCACGAGCGTCGCGTCGGTCTATCCCCACTACGTCAACAAGGTGGCGAAGAAGGGGCGCACGTCCGCCGAACTCGACCAGGTCATCTGCTGGCTGACCGGATTCGACCAGGCCACCCTGGCCGAGCACCTGAAAGCAGAGACGACGTTCGAGGACTTCTTCGCTGCGGCGACACTGAATCCGAATGCCACCCTGATCACCGGTCTGGTGTGCGGCGTCCGCGTCGAGAACGTCGAGGACCCGTTGATGCAGAAAATCCGCTACCTCGACAAGCTGGTCGACGAACTGGCCAAGGGCAAGGCCATGGAGAAGGTGCTCAGGGCCTGA
- a CDS encoding DUF6461 domain-containing protein, with the protein MTATADDYSWWKTWRPDWAEAHCLTLVGDITAAEVVNRLGADVLDSVQGIDALYELAVADEAGGFDPGLIGVTEIGGAWTLIAEINGFVGVTERLIGPLSPGRTIVSHFSNINAVRRFHWWRDGELVVDFDLLFPAERFGADPEAVRDDLAAIGVPVDADPVEIAGIDLGAAGFALAERLTDVRCTPDLFERSNFAVARVATPGTEEEQRYGAALRTSWRHPASW; encoded by the coding sequence TTGACTGCCACAGCCGACGACTACTCGTGGTGGAAGACCTGGCGTCCCGACTGGGCTGAGGCGCACTGCCTGACGCTCGTCGGCGACATCACTGCGGCGGAGGTCGTCAACCGTCTCGGCGCCGACGTGCTGGATTCGGTGCAGGGCATCGATGCGCTCTACGAACTGGCTGTGGCCGATGAGGCCGGTGGTTTCGACCCTGGCCTCATCGGCGTGACCGAGATCGGCGGCGCGTGGACGCTGATTGCCGAGATCAACGGCTTCGTCGGGGTCACCGAGCGACTGATCGGACCCCTGTCCCCCGGCCGAACGATTGTTTCGCACTTCAGCAATATCAACGCGGTCCGCCGGTTCCATTGGTGGCGCGACGGGGAACTCGTGGTCGATTTCGACCTGTTGTTTCCGGCCGAGCGGTTCGGCGCCGATCCGGAGGCAGTACGTGACGATCTTGCTGCGATAGGCGTGCCGGTGGATGCCGACCCGGTGGAGATCGCCGGAATCGACTTGGGCGCGGCCGGTTTTGCGCTTGCCGAGCGTCTCACCGACGTACGGTGCACGCCGGACCTGTTCGAGCGCAGCAACTTCGCGGTGGCGCGGGTGGCGACACCCGGCACCGAGGAGGAGCAACGATACGGAGCTGCTCTCCGAACCTCGTGGCGCCACCCGGCGAGCTGGTGA
- a CDS encoding LppP/LprE family lipoprotein, with amino-acid sequence MTIAVAALAAASLSACGSGDSTASKTPEPTAPAAAKKTAAPTVAAGPKTSAAPADPCAVSLTAPDIAKAVSTLPADPRSKQGWSPEPLAGNYNQCAPLSVVIVKANTNAEQPNTRAVMFHLGQLIPTGVPDTYGFNGIDLAQTTGDTVALSYTNPASGLKSIVRFHWNGNGVELIGNTH; translated from the coding sequence ATGACGATCGCGGTGGCCGCACTCGCGGCGGCAAGCCTGTCCGCCTGTGGGTCGGGTGACTCCACCGCCTCCAAGACCCCCGAGCCGACCGCGCCGGCCGCCGCCAAGAAAACCGCCGCGCCGACCGTCGCCGCAGGTCCGAAGACCAGCGCGGCCCCGGCCGACCCCTGCGCCGTCAGCCTCACGGCGCCGGATATCGCCAAAGCGGTGTCGACGCTGCCGGCCGACCCGCGCAGCAAGCAGGGCTGGAGCCCCGAACCGCTGGCCGGGAACTACAACCAGTGCGCGCCACTGTCGGTGGTGATTGTGAAAGCGAACACCAACGCCGAACAGCCGAACACCCGCGCCGTGATGTTCCACCTGGGCCAGTTGATCCCGACCGGGGTGCCCGACACCTACGGGTTCAACGGCATCGACCTCGCCCAGACCACCGGCGACACCGTCGCCCTGAGCTACACCAACCCGGCCAGCGGGCTCAAGAGCATCGTGCGGTTCCACTGGAACGGCAACGGTGTCGAGCTGATCGGCAACACGCACTAG